TCCCCCTCTTGACTGCATCAAGTTCAAActtcttgttttctttaaagatCTTTCACGACTCCACCCCCCAGTTTGTCCAGTCTTGTCTCTTACGGAGTTACCCCACACATTCTCTTCTCCAGTAGTGATGCCAGCCTTCGTGCCCTATTAGCATGAAGATTGCTTCTCCCAGAATGTTTCTTCCTACTCCAATACTTGCTCTGCAAGACCACTACCTTTTCTTAAATCTCTTCTAAAaaccctgtgatggggtgctcCACTCACCCCTATgatggtgcctcctcctggccacttTGGAGAATAACTCGCTGAGTCATCTCCCCTTCCCACAGTTgcactccatctctctctgccaGTCTGCAGCACCTCTCTCACTccatgagctgctgctgcctcttggtGACACAGCTGCCTGACCAGGTCACAATGTGTTCTCCCCTTCTAGGTCACCAAAGCTTTTCTCCCTAGCAACCTCAGGTAGTCCTCCCTTTCACTGCCCCCCATGTGCCACTCCTCAGTGCCTGGCAGGGGAACCCCAAGTTCCAACTCAGGGACCCACTAGTCAGCAGTCAAGAACTGTTCCCTTTTAgaccttactgcctttccctgagccctttTCCTTACCATCTGGTGCTCCCTCCTCTCTGAGTTTGCCAGCCTCCTAACTCCCCCCATCCAGGGAGTAACTATGGGCTACCTGTCCCTGTAGCCTCCAAACACTTCTCCCAGAGAGTGACTTCAGACATTCCCAGCAGCCCCTCTTTAGCTAATTTCCTGTCTTTATAAATCCATCCCAGCTggttcctccccagctgggctccctccctTAGTCAGGGGATTGCTTAGCCACCCAGTTCCTTTCAGCTATGGCCTGTTGGTTTATTAGCCCATTTCTCAACCTGCTGTAACCCTGTCAAGGCTAATGTGGGGTGAGCACCCCATCACAGACCCCCCTTTTCCTGATGCGTACAAGAAACTAATTGATAGTCATCTGTAATGTTGTTTTCCATCTTCAAATAAACCAATCTAACTTCTTTACTCAATCTTGCTGTTTTAGTCTTTCTGTGTCATAGTgatatttgtactgtggtagcacgTAAGAGCCCTCAGTCATGAATCAAGGCCCCACAGTGCTAGGCACTAtgtacacacaaaacaaaaagatggtctcttcTCCGAAtaacttacagtctaagtagtCTCATCCTTTCACCTATGACTCTCCTTGTTGTCATGTCTCAAATACGTTTGCAAAGGAGGGTGTAGGAGGCAAGGGATCATGTAGTCTATTTGTATTATCAGGCATAGGTATGCCCTTGGGCAGTTTAAATAATAGTGCTCCCCCATAAATAGCATCTATCACTTCAAACAAGAGGGCTAGTTAGTGCCAAAgcttaaatcagtggttctcaacttattaTACATTGTGGGACGCATATGCAGAGCAGCCCTGACCCTGCTGGCTGGCCACCCTGGACCACCACCACACAGCTGCCCCAGAGGACGCGGGGCCGGTCAGCTGCCTAGACCCTGGAGCTTGCGGGGCTGGCCGGGAGCCATGGACCCGGCTGTGCAGGGCCGGCCaactgctccatccccagacccCCACCGCGCAGCTGCCCCGgacccctccccagggctgccgTGGACTTCACAGCTCGCAGGGCCAGCCAGCAGCTCCGGGGCCCCGAACCTGTGGTGCCGGCTGGCAACCCTGACGTTGCCTGGCAGCCTGGACCTTGGTGACCCCGGCATGCTGGTGGCCTtgagcacacagctgagctgggccacagatgtgtgctaattgggccgcaTGCGATCCGCAAGTTGAGAATCGCTGGCTTAAGTAAATACAGAGATAAAGTTCCCCTCACCACAGAAATGATTCGTCCAAGTTAGGAATGAAGCAGATCAGCATGGCAGTGCAGGGAAATTTGCACCCTTGTTGCCATAGTGTATCTGATCTGCGGCTGAAGAGGTTTTAAGTTTCTCTGTTAGTACAACATCATTCACAAAGattgaaatttacaaaaaaattggggaaaaggagaaaacaTGGACTTAGATTATCATTTTACTGTTGGTATCGTAAGATGCACAGCACTGCCAAGCTTGTACTTAGACCAATCTCGGATCTGCCATTTCTCATTCAGTTGGAGTGCAGAGCTATTTCTCTGCAGTTTTCCATCATTTACTACAGAGGCGAAAAGACTGCATTtgaactgtattttaaaacatcCAGTTTATTCAAGTCTGACCAAGATTCAAGTCCCAGTTGCTAGGTTAGAATGCAAGGAGACATTTGGGTTTCCAATTTGTGACTATGGAATACGGCTTTCAGTTTTAGTGCTTTCACATAACAATTCTGTTGTAACCAAGCAGATTATCTCTCTGCCATCTGGTCATGTATGCCTCAGTTGACTTCCACAGGCTTGTAGGCCACTGTGCTTTTGACCTCTACTTCCAGCCCCTGCTGTCCTTTGCTAGCCCTCCTATGTTCTCCAACTCAATTCCTTAGCCTTTCCTCAGTCCAGTTGTCTTTCCAGCCCTCCTGGGTTCTAAAGGTGACCATGTCCCTCCTCTACTGTATGTCTCCAGTCCTGGGACTGTAACACCATGGCTGGTCAGCCAGATGTCAATTCAAACTATTTTCCAGAGCCACTTTGTATGCTCTTGCCTGGTCTCCTTTATGCCCCCTTCTGCGCCAAGGCTTCCCCACCTTCCTTGTCAGAGAACCACTTTCCAGGTCTCACCTCTTCATGGAGCAACTGCCACAGCCTTTCTAGCTTTTTGAGTGTCTCTCTATTGAGTCACAGGCTTCCCTTAGTCACATGACCAGCCAAGTAGTTCTCACTTGATCCCTCTGGGAACTACTTGTCCAGAATACCTGTTTTTACAGGGCCAAAACCCACAGGACTATGCAGGCTTGTGGCTCATCCTGAACCAATTCACTCTGCTACATTTGCCCATTTAGTGATGGTTCTCCTCCTAAGGTCCTTATGTGGCCACAGTGGTGAAGGGTTTATTCTGTATATGGGAGCAGGAGTTAATAGAAATAACTAATTGAAAATATAACCGTAAACACCTAAGGGTACGGTGCAATTCTTAACATGCAGCACAGAGTTTAAATGGTTGGAGACCAATTTTAGGCATGTGGGCCACATTGTTGTTACAAATCAAATCTTCAAGCCATAACTGTCCCAGGGCTGCTAATATCTTATGCTAGTCTTGGGCCATTGAGTTTATGCCTGGGCATTTTGGTTTATATTCTACATTTCCTTGGGGCACAAAACGGTGCAAATTCTCTTCTATGCCAGACTCCTCTCCTGCACCTGTCCCTGTTAACCTAGCAAATCACTGCAGTCTGCATtcatgccccctcacccccccaacacacacacacatctgagcTATTCAGCGTAGCACTGCCATGTGCCAAATACAGATACCTGAGTGACAAAGGCTGGAGTTGAACTGAGTTCTTAGGAAGCCAAGTGGAAAGAGGCCTCCAAGGGAATCCTAACAAATAGTAGGAGTAGTGAAACTAGAGTCTTAAAGGGAGCTGTTCCAAATGCATGTCTGCACACCATGAGAACCAGTACTCCTGCATTATCCCAGAATTTAGCATGAGACTTTCTTTCAGTAGCCACAATTAATATGTAAGAAAAGAGTGTGAAACACCAAGTTAGTTTAATAAACAAAAAGCTTGTTTAGATCTAAAACACTGGGTAAATTGTATTAAGCATAAATAGACCTAGAAGAACAAACCATCCATAAGAGGGTATTACATGTTCTGTTGCTGCCAAGTCAGTGGAACATAAGAGAACTGGTGAGCTGAATAAATTAAAATGTCCTGACTGTTGCTTTAACGTATACATTCATTTTTTCCTCCCATAATTTCTAAAAGTTTGGTGTAGGAGAATGTGAGTTTTCTTCAATCTACCTGTCCAGTCTCCAGTAAATTTCACAAGATAAGCACCAAAATCAAAAAGGGGGAAAACCAAATTGCAGAATTTGAAAGGAGCCATATTGACAGTGAAAAACAGTAACTAATAACAGACTAAGGATTTTATCTCATTGCTCCTAGTTCGCATGTGGTTCAGAATGGTAGTGTCTTGAAAATTACATCTGATGGCTTTAGTAACCTATGCAAAGTGAATGGGTTGTATCAGTCTTGTTCCTAGGCCAAGAATCTGATTGGTCCATGGATACTGCTTTCCATTTTCCAACTCTAGAAAAGGGATCTTTTCCAGGTTAGTTTGAAACCTATTTGCAAGGCACCGTAGAAGAACTTGCTCTGCAGCTTGCCTGTGCAATACCTGAACTATGCAAATATAGCACTTCTTTGCACAAGAGCTTTACATCTAGTGCCTTTCACCAACACTGGGTTATTTTTAATCATTAAGTTTTAATTTTCGATAATTGCTTGCAAGAAGATAATCAGTACTCCTACCTCTCTCCTTATCAcctctaaatcttttttttttttcccttcagtcttATAGAAGCCTATCTAATTTTCCTGTCCTGCTCTCTGACAACATGGATGGACCACTTCACTCTTACTTTTGTATGGTTTCCAGACATGATTTTTCCAAACCTAGCAGTTAGACTGCCATTTTGTTAAAATGGCATAAGCATTCAAAATGCACTGGGGAATGGAGATAGATGTAAATAAGGCCTACATTCTTCTTGCGTCTGTCTTAGTATCTATTGCTACCATCTGAATTTCATTTCAGGTTGTCGTTTGTTTGAAGTTACATCTTCTTTACTTTAcacagccttgggctgtaacatCACCATTTGCCTACAAGAAATCCATTTCTATCTGCAGCAAAATAAATTGCCTTCCTCTGTGTAATCTGGTTCTAATGAATGCCTTGCTCCTCATTAAACTGTGATTtacctttgtttcccttttctgtgctGTCAGAACTAACCATTGGAGGTCCTGTGGAGAGATGCTAATTTTGAAAAAGTGGAAGTCTGTGACTAAGCACACACAACCGGTATCCACAATGGCACTTTTCAAAGATATTCATAGAACACTTCGTGGATTACAGTTTGAAGGTGGATAAGAGGACTCAAATTGTTGTCTTATTCATAATCTTCCAGTGTACAAATATAACACATGACTTTACAGTCTCAAGTTATCCCCTTTCCATAACTGACCTTACGTTCAGGACAAACAGACTTTGTTCTGCAAGAATTTTAAAGATTCCCCTGGCACTTTTTGAAAGACTAGGGTTTGGCTCTAGATGTCCCAAAGAATAACCAAGTAGAGTATGTATTTTAGGAGCTTCTGTAGAATACTTcaaatttgaaaaatattctAACAGTAGAATCGCTGTTATGTAGGCTACTCCTGTGAGTCTCAGAACGATACACATTTTTATTGTCTGGGTTTTTTCTCTGACAGCAAAGGATTAGTACTATAAACTAGAAATAGGGGTGGTGTCAGTGGTCACTGTACAGGTTCTGCACACAGCTCTCTGCAAGTGCCTGTCAAATCTGACCTGCTGTTTTTCCAGCCCTGGTCTTCTCCTGAGTATTGGAGAATCTGCCACTTGTGCCGGATGACGTGCTAGATTTGTGCTGTTGACAAATGCTGAATTAGGCCTACAATTAAACTACAAAACTCACACTTACTTTAGACTTAAACAGAATGTAAACTCTCAGTAGCAGTTTATGAATGATATATGATCTTGTTGATAATATAATTTAAAGAAATGCAAGTAGTTCTTAGGGAGTTGAATTCTTTACAGCATCAAATGGTTTCTACCTCATATCTTAGTACTAATGGCTATACATTAATGCATTTGATCGCTATCCCATAAATTtaacttgcctttttttttaatatgcacaaTCACATATGGTCAAGTTGTCCCTGGTATAGCACCATTGTGATTAATGGGTGTCAGAGGAGTTACACTGGATTAATTTGATCCATTGAATATTGAGGGGAGTAAagcatgggaatttttttttaactggtctTGCCTAAATCATGCAATATTTGGAAGTAAGAAGACTTTGATTAATgtaacaacatttttatttttaatatacattttagaAGACAAAACTGACCTTGAAAACAGTGTGATgcagaagaaaattaaaatccCCAAACTCTCTCTCAATCACGTAGAAGAAGCTGGGGAGGTTACAGATTATGGGGAAGAAGATGTGGAGCTTAGACACAGTAAGgtattgaagtttttttgttttgtttttttgggtgtttgtgtgtgtgaaagtgCTTGGGGCATATGCACACATGTCATAGCTAAAGAATTCCAGGCTGGCTTTCCATCCCCTTAAAACGTTGTATGGATGTAATTGGGTCAAGTTggcgggcaggggctgtgggtgagAATTCTGAATTGGTTTACAGACCAGCTTTTCAGAAATCTAGTTCATGTGCAGttgagaattatttttatttgtacagtCTGCATAACTTAATTGCTGTTAGAGATTTTTGGAACAATGTTGTTTAACTTTGGCCCAGGTTGACCCAGTTATATGATTAAGCAGCTGTTCTTGGTTGGCACTTTTTAACCTGTTGTACTCAGCTTGTCTTGAATAGAACAGGGTGCTATGAAAGTCCCAACTAAAGATTTGGGTGGGaagaaaaactaaacaaaattgAATCCCTCTGATACAGAGGTCAGTGGTCCCTTCAGGTCGAGATGTCAAAAACtgtgtaatttttttgtttttgttttcaagtaACTTCTCCTTTAAAAGTCTGCCAaccggcggggcgggggtgggggtggggaatattgCTTTGTGGCTTCATGTGTTGTCTAGCTGCAGGAATTATACTAGTAAATTTATTTATGGAGGGATGGCATTTTTTAGAGCATGTATGGCGCAGGAATAACATTGAATAATCTAATTTTCTGCCACATTACTCCTGGACGTGGTATGGGAATTGATAGCATCAGTTTCTTGTGTTTAACCCATGAGCTAGGTTTGCTTTCCTGTCAATTACTTGGAAATTCAAATACTCTTTCTATATTTGGCCAGTTGAAAAAACTGGTGACTTTTTGCCTATACTGATACATGGTAATACCATCACCCAGACCCTTTACAAAGGAGTATGCATTTATTAATAGGGTTTGGACTACTGTATGAAAGAGCAAAGGTAAATTGCTGCTAGAAGTTCACTGAAAACGAAACATCTGCAATGCAATACTACTATATAAAGAATCTCTTGATCTGGGGGATGGGACTAGATTGTATATTCTCTAATTTATTATTGTAATTCCCTTTCCAGTGCTTGCAAATAGTATAACTCATCTATTTtcatggggaggggtgggtgtgtgtgtgtgtgtgtgtgtgtgtgtgtacgtgcgcATGGGGGTGGGAATAGTTAGTGGCCGTTTGTCTGCGTGGTGATTGAAAGCACAAGTCTTCAGTTCATGAAATGGCTTCAGATGGTGTGCTTCTAATAAGCAGTTTTCTCTCTTTAACTCAGTTAAACTGCTCTTATTTATACTGGTGAAAAAAATATTGACAGTACTTcagtcatttttttaaagtaccctGCAATTATGGATAACATACAAAATACATAATTGATGCCTTTTTTCCATTTAAGACAATCAGAAAAGGAAATATAAACACGGTATGTATGCTAAACATGAAGGGCTGGACTTTCAAAAGGGAGAAGCccaggtccttttttttttttttttatttaaactgaaaGTTCTGCCTAAAGTACCCACCACTTGCGCACACAATTTGGGCAAATGCAACCAAGGAAGTCCTCcagcagttcctcagatttgcaTGTTAATACACATGTAATTCAGTTATGGTAAGAGTGTTCACAAGCATCCTTTAggagcaacatttttttttttgtaaggtgGACCTTGTTTCACTTTTTTGGAAAACAGCCTTAATTGTCCTGAAGGCTGGAGTTTTAGTTCATGTTATGTATTGTATTCCTGCTCTGCTAATTTTCTGTATTATTGTAACACACAGAGACAAGATGGGAGGAAACAAAGTGAAGGTACACACAAAAGCATCGAAGCAGTTGTTGCTCGCCTAGAAAAGCAAAATGGGATGAGTCTCAGTAGTAGTTCAAGCCCTGAGGAAACCTTTATGGAGACTTCGGAAGGCATTAACAACATGGACGATGCTGTAATTCCTCGTGTTCTCTATGAAGAATTGCTGAGGAGTTACCAACAGCAGCAAGAAGAAATGAGACATATTCAGCAAGAACTTGAGAGAACACGGAGGCAGCTTGTGCAGCAGGCAAAAAAGCTAAAGGAGTATGGGGCATTAGTGTCAGAAATGAAAGAGCTCAGAGACTTGAACAGGAGACTTCAGGATGTGCTGCTTCTGAGATTAGGCAGTGGTAAGTGCTCAGTATATATGGGACTAGTTTTAACAGGCTTTACAATatcttaaaaatagaaactgaaaCTTCTTCCAGGTGTAGGGATGGGGGGCAAACCGGACTTTACCTGTTAAAGTGCTTTTTCCACTTCAGTTGTGCTATGCATATTGGATTTGTACACCACGCGCCTCTGGATCTTTCTTTAATGATAGCAGCGGTCTTTGTGCCGGTAAGTCTGACTCAGAGTTTCCATGTTacagtactgtgttcagttctttttaaaaaaaaaaaaaaaaattcaccccaAACTGAATGTTGTAGTAAAGTTTATCTGTGGAACATATCTGTCTTTCCtttattaaattacatttttaaaaaattccattcAACGCATAGTAAGTGTAGGGCAGACCATAAGGTCTTACTGATTGCAGCTGTTTGTGGAaggtgggttttttgggttttttttatttaaggttTCCTTGTTATGAATAAGTAACCAAgttttggctttttaaaactttttgtagGTCATTCGATTATAATATGTTCTTGAACGTTTTGGCATTTGATTTAAACAGCAAAGGTATTTGAGAAATTATGGGCTGTTCATGAACAtaagtgtgtttttgttttttgtttttgttttttttaaataagtacaATGATCCATTATAAAAAATATTGGTTATTAAATGCAGGTTTTATACAATTTTGGATTTAGATTCCAAATATCTTGAATCAGTGGCAGTTTTTTTGTTCAGTGATAACTATTTAACTATTATATTGGAATTGGTGTAGAGTAGTAGTCTGTGTCACTTGGGGGTGATAAAACTGGAATACTtcattatgattttaaaaatagttttcatgtttgtttttatttgtaaataaaattcAGAGCCCAGTAGTCAAAAGGGTCCATAGTCAAGTCTTGGCCACTGAAATTTGCAGTTATGGGTTGCACGCCCAAGCTTTGGCATGCTGTTTTCCATGTCTGTTTTGGGACATGCGGAAGTTGATTTTTCACACACAATTCGAATAGAGGGCCACC
This window of the Eretmochelys imbricata isolate rEreImb1 chromosome 8, rEreImb1.hap1, whole genome shotgun sequence genome carries:
- the BEND5 gene encoding BEN domain-containing protein 5 isoform X2, translating into MLILKKWKSVTKHTQPVSTMALFKDIHRTLRGLQFEEDKTDLENSVMQKKIKIPKLSLNHVEEAGEVTDYGEEDVELRHSKRQDGRKQSEGTHKSIEAVVARLEKQNGMSLSSSSSPEETFMETSEGINNMDDAVIPRVLYEELLRSYQQQQEEMRHIQQELERTRRQLVQQAKKLKEYGALVSEMKELRDLNRRLQDVLLLRLGSGPAIELEKGKPESIEPEPEIQKTFSEEANTSTYYPAPVPVMDKYILENGKVHLGSGIWVDEEKWHQLQVTQGDSKYTKNLAVMIWGTDVLKNRSVTGVATKKKKDAVPKPPLSPHKLSIVRECLYDRIAQETVDETEIAQRLSKVNKYICEKIMDINKSCKNEERREAKYNLQ